One Campylobacter concisus DNA segment encodes these proteins:
- a CDS encoding ankyrin repeat domain-containing protein: protein MKKVAFFLFFSSFLFVNLHALECSDLAKKEIFKTTPNELAYANEWLFYCDGSLLNLKEVKELFDASVAVRSESQSCVGEGVYRENLNKFRWILLKASFAPDIYQKELAKPEIAEAQKDAQMEYFRYWANESLFNFLKYKKFSEAYKNAQTPLVKFYEALGVDSASAAYYATSVINEFLSFSVGKKVNKAKALTSEQKMMAQKLSQDELANLLYSKNFTTAELTNLLDIALLNDKSSDMIEEIIRRGADLNLGDETPLFFALRNLENVKILLKNRADVNHKNFFGKSALFYAVQFEDAPLCELLLKSGANANESYIDEQSKMNMINLGMMQVEDTCGLEHTNRSVFMHAAAHATPEILKLLIDSGADINATDDAGFNALDYAIKDKNEKNIKFLEELGLKPNFN from the coding sequence ATGAAAAAAGTAGCTTTTTTTCTCTTTTTTAGCAGTTTTCTTTTTGTAAATTTACACGCATTAGAGTGCAGTGACCTTGCTAAAAAAGAGATCTTTAAAACTACTCCAAACGAGCTTGCTTACGCGAATGAGTGGTTATTTTATTGTGATGGCTCGCTTTTAAATTTAAAAGAGGTAAAAGAGCTTTTTGATGCGAGTGTGGCTGTTAGAAGCGAGTCTCAAAGTTGCGTTGGAGAGGGCGTTTATAGAGAAAATTTAAATAAATTTAGATGGATATTGCTAAAAGCTTCATTTGCCCCTGATATCTATCAAAAAGAGCTTGCAAAGCCAGAGATAGCTGAGGCTCAAAAAGATGCTCAGATGGAGTATTTTAGGTACTGGGCGAATGAGAGCTTGTTTAACTTCTTAAAATATAAAAAATTCAGCGAAGCCTATAAAAACGCTCAAACTCCGCTAGTTAAATTTTACGAGGCTTTGGGCGTTGATAGTGCAAGTGCCGCTTACTACGCAACTAGCGTGATAAATGAGTTTTTAAGCTTTAGTGTCGGCAAAAAGGTAAATAAGGCTAAGGCTCTAACTTCTGAGCAAAAGATGATGGCTCAAAAGCTAAGCCAAGACGAGCTTGCAAATTTACTCTACTCAAAAAATTTCACCACCGCAGAGCTTACAAATTTACTTGATATCGCACTGCTAAATGACAAAAGTAGCGATATGATAGAAGAGATCATAAGGCGTGGGGCGGATCTAAATTTAGGCGATGAGACGCCGCTCTTTTTTGCTCTTAGAAATTTAGAAAATGTAAAAATTTTGCTTAAAAATAGAGCCGATGTGAATCACAAAAATTTCTTTGGTAAAAGTGCGCTTTTTTACGCTGTGCAGTTTGAGGATGCGCCTCTTTGCGAGCTTTTGCTAAAGAGTGGGGCAAATGCGAACGAGAGCTATATCGACGAGCAGTCTAAGATGAATATGATAAATTTAGGCATGATGCAAGTAGAGGATACGTGCGGCCTAGAGCATACAAACAGAAGCGTTTTTATGCATGCAGCGGCTCACGCGACGCCAGAAATTTTAAAGCTTTTGATAGATAGCGGCGCTGATATAAACGCGACTGACGATGCTGGATTTAACGCGCTTGATTATGCGATTAAAGATAAAAACGAAAAAAATATTAAATTTTTAGAAGAGCTTGGTTTAAAGCCAAATTTTAATTAG